The Paenibacillus sp. FSL R7-0204 genome includes a region encoding these proteins:
- a CDS encoding DUF6199 family natural product biosynthesis protein: MVVFSILFVLIAMLNIFFPAMGWHMRYGWMVKGDSGPSEAYLMMSRITSVIVLILFFLFFLPSMFG; this comes from the coding sequence ATGGTTGTCTTTTCTATTCTATTTGTACTGATTGCGATGCTGAATATCTTCTTCCCGGCCATGGGCTGGCATATGCGCTACGGCTGGATGGTCAAGGGCGACTCCGGCCCCAGTGAAGCCTATCTCATGATGAGCCGAATCACAAGTGTGATCGTTCTTATTCTCTTTTTCTTGTTCTTTTTGCCCTCTATGTTTGGTTAG
- a CDS encoding M15 family metallopeptidase, giving the protein MLLVAYSISMICAVMLFIALSMYFHKRFKRQTVSLFMLGVFFFLSAYTFKMAVAFWIRFTSASGGAALYATLKSTAWAVAQIGTTLGLVVLTYLMYTKGQDIFMSLPRKGKNAMLTLDQVKLKSMPRMSGLHPVLEAGTVALIERCYARGVPIIVTQGLRTIAEQDALYAQGRTRPGRIVTNARGGHSYHNYGLAIDFALLLPNGSSVSWDMTRDGDQDGVADWQEVIQEAKALGFESGGDWTSFKDYPHLQMTFGLRLADLLAGRQPTGVQMDAAYARIDKLQGEAEQPMTAQEKKDFEAMQLLIKAQAEAALNLSNRVTGLEKAAKLPEIPKWALPACEAAKAAGLLDTTANGSYDFYRMVTILNRAGVFKKGAK; this is encoded by the coding sequence TTGTTGCTGGTAGCTTATTCAATTTCTATGATCTGCGCGGTAATGCTGTTTATCGCGTTATCTATGTATTTCCACAAGCGATTCAAGCGCCAGACGGTGAGCCTGTTCATGCTGGGCGTGTTCTTCTTTCTGAGCGCCTACACCTTCAAAATGGCCGTAGCGTTCTGGATTCGCTTCACTTCAGCGTCAGGCGGCGCGGCGCTTTACGCAACGCTTAAATCAACCGCATGGGCTGTGGCGCAGATCGGCACCACTCTGGGGCTGGTGGTGCTGACATATCTTATGTACACCAAAGGACAGGACATCTTTATGTCGCTGCCACGGAAGGGGAAAAACGCGATGCTGACGCTTGATCAGGTAAAGCTCAAATCAATGCCGCGCATGTCCGGCCTGCACCCGGTCCTGGAAGCTGGAACGGTGGCGCTGATTGAGCGCTGCTATGCCCGGGGCGTGCCCATCATCGTTACGCAGGGCCTGCGGACCATTGCAGAGCAGGATGCGCTATATGCCCAGGGCCGAACCCGGCCAGGCAGAATCGTCACCAATGCCCGAGGCGGTCATAGCTATCACAATTACGGGCTGGCGATTGACTTTGCTCTGCTGCTGCCGAACGGCTCCAGCGTTTCCTGGGATATGACAAGGGACGGGGACCAGGACGGCGTAGCTGATTGGCAGGAGGTCATTCAAGAGGCGAAAGCCCTGGGATTCGAGTCAGGCGGAGACTGGACCTCATTCAAGGATTACCCGCATTTGCAAATGACCTTTGGCCTACGGCTTGCGGATCTGCTGGCAGGCCGTCAGCCAACAGGCGTACAGATGGATGCTGCATATGCCAGGATAGATAAATTACAAGGGGAGGCGGAACAGCCCATGACAGCACAGGAAAAGAAAGACTTTGAAGCTATGCAATTGCTCATTAAGGCTCAGGCGGAAGCGGCACTTAATCTGTCCAATCGGGTTACCGGGTTGGAGAAGGCTGCCAAGCTGCCGGAAATACCAAAGTGGGCGCTACCTGCTTGTGAGGCGGCCAAGGCAGCAGGGCTGCTGGATACAACCGCAAACGGGAGCTATGACTTCTACCGGATGGTGACTATCCTTAACAGGGCCGGAGTATTCAAGAAAGGGGCAAAGTAG
- a CDS encoding tyrosine-type recombinase/integrase, producing MKTWSMEQCLHFLDTAEGHVHQIVYSLAIHTGMRKGEVLGLRWGDIDWEGKSLMIQQTVTWTP from the coding sequence ATGAAGACCTGGAGCATGGAGCAGTGTCTGCACTTTCTGGATACCGCTGAAGGCCATGTTCATCAAATTGTGTATTCCCTGGCTATTCATACAGGCATGCGCAAAGGCGAAGTCCTTGGGCTTAGGTGGGGAGACATCGATTGGGAAGGCAAAAGCCTGATGATTCAACAAACGGTGACCTGGACACCTTAG
- a CDS encoding HD-GYP domain-containing protein: MILTFVELSKNTELNHIIDRLRQEDDYTYKHSIVVALISGIIGTAIGLLDLELSDLTGAAFLHDIGKTRISKEVLNKPGKLTSDEFNQMKNHTIYGFEIIRSLGIPHRHALVALQHHEREDGSGYPLGIKGSDIAPYSKIVNSSLLSS, from the coding sequence ATGATTCTAACCTTCGTTGAATTAAGCAAGAACACAGAATTAAATCATATAATAGATCGTTTGAGACAAGAAGATGATTATACCTACAAGCATAGTATAGTCGTCGCGTTAATATCGGGAATTATCGGCACGGCCATAGGATTGCTTGATTTGGAATTATCAGATTTAACAGGAGCTGCCTTTCTGCATGATATCGGAAAAACAAGGATTTCCAAAGAAGTTTTAAATAAACCCGGAAAATTAACGTCTGATGAATTTAACCAAATGAAGAATCATACGATTTATGGGTTTGAAATCATTAGATCCTTAGGAATTCCTCACCGGCATGCATTAGTTGCTCTACAGCATCATGAACGTGAAGATGGCAGTGGATACCCGTTAGGCATAAAGGGAAGTGATATTGCCCCCTACAGCAAAATTGTTAATTCCAGCCTGCTCTCATCGTAA
- a CDS encoding tyrosine-type recombinase/integrase, whose product MLIDKQNIGVDNYKDHDLVCCYINGEPIKPRRVTETFAFLTGKSELPKIRFHDLRHSHASMLLNNGINAKIGAARLGHSSVQIYLDRYSHLLPDMQRDAADLIDSKMKLSKNSGDEIAP is encoded by the coding sequence ATGCTTATCGATAAACAAAACATTGGGGTAGACAACTATAAGGATCATGATCTTGTATGCTGCTATATTAATGGCGAGCCTATAAAGCCAAGACGAGTTACAGAAACGTTCGCATTCTTAACAGGAAAGTCAGAGCTGCCCAAGATTCGTTTCCATGATCTTAGACATTCACATGCTTCCATGTTATTGAACAATGGAATCAATGCCAAAATCGGAGCCGCGCGTCTTGGACACAGCAGCGTCCAGATCTATCTGGATCGATACTCCCACCTACTCCCTGATATGCAGAGAGATGCTGCTGATCTGATCGATTCCAAGATGAAATTGAGCAAGAATTCCGGCGATGAAATAGCGCCGTGA
- a CDS encoding papain-like cysteine protease family protein, translated as MIKIKLKSLSIVFCSIISASLFAASVYAASGISINSVNAQKQQGNYLCWAAVASMAGQYLGKSNATQYNIVAATKGMYMDTAGNVYDAKNGLAAYGVNSIALLSMPTYDNIMYNINTNSNVLAFTSKAGSTIGHAFLIKGYYYNTDNNIQNLYYIDPADASSNVQSFSTFKSNSIYTWVNTVNNIKAN; from the coding sequence GTGATAAAAATAAAATTGAAATCGCTTTCCATTGTTTTTTGTTCGATTATCTCCGCTTCACTTTTTGCAGCAAGTGTATACGCCGCTTCAGGCATTAGCATTAATTCAGTAAATGCCCAGAAACAACAGGGAAACTATTTGTGCTGGGCGGCCGTAGCCAGCATGGCTGGACAATACTTAGGGAAATCCAATGCTACCCAATACAACATAGTTGCAGCCACTAAAGGAATGTACATGGACACTGCCGGGAATGTATATGACGCCAAGAATGGCCTTGCAGCATATGGCGTAAATTCGATTGCACTTCTTTCCATGCCCACATACGACAATATAATGTATAACATCAATACTAACTCTAACGTTCTAGCATTTACTAGCAAAGCGGGCTCCACTATTGGCCATGCCTTTTTGATTAAGGGTTACTACTATAATACGGATAACAACATTCAGAACCTTTACTATATAGATCCGGCAGATGCTTCCAGCAACGTTCAAAGCTTTTCAACTTTCAAGAGTAATTCCATCTATACTTGGGTCAATACAGTAAACAATATAAAAGCAAATTAA
- a CDS encoding phage holin — protein sequence MKSKWRNYGMWVSLTAAVLLGVQAVGTIFGLHLAPEKYEEVTAAVNAVLGVLVVLGIVSNPEAGKGYTDKE from the coding sequence ATGAAGAGCAAATGGCGGAACTATGGCATGTGGGTATCTTTGACAGCAGCCGTGCTGTTAGGCGTTCAGGCGGTCGGCACGATCTTCGGACTACATCTGGCCCCGGAGAAATATGAAGAGGTTACAGCGGCCGTCAATGCGGTCCTCGGGGTGCTGGTGGTCCTGGGGATCGTAAGTAATCCGGAAGCGGGTAAGGGCTATACGGATAAAGAGTAA
- a CDS encoding YncE family protein has product MYPKKTIAVGVILVFLIIGLVAACVLPVNSLKVSSKGFEKSYNYPYSRLFVPTQIKKINNYYFIVDSNHHRIIFSDNLDSSIEDWTPIDYEFAGPHSISSNGEIYVVDNTGRNEVLVFDSKFKKIQTISNVGLRPHKVLFDRGKFYVLSSQTQEIYCYSTKKDMLVEEYHRKLPFLEDSYVRSIKIIGNNMYFIANNNTVFITNYLSTNYEVINKYKMPSEFVEMVDVELFNGNYFVSAMGTPESGIRSQLVKGSSLRNIENGIYTDVYTESNMVGKPYLFEEIDNKLFFTEIGEVSNGVLSVDKNNMYSVHYRFNNILPESWERRAMYPL; this is encoded by the coding sequence GTGTATCCAAAAAAAACCATTGCTGTAGGGGTCATATTGGTGTTTTTAATTATAGGATTGGTTGCTGCTTGTGTGTTGCCAGTGAACTCACTAAAAGTTTCTTCTAAGGGATTTGAAAAATCATACAATTACCCCTATTCACGACTATTTGTTCCAACGCAAATAAAAAAAATAAACAATTATTACTTTATAGTGGACAGTAACCATCACAGGATAATTTTCAGCGATAACCTGGACTCGAGTATAGAGGACTGGACTCCGATTGATTACGAATTTGCGGGACCGCATTCGATTTCAAGTAATGGAGAAATTTACGTAGTGGATAACACTGGGCGAAATGAAGTTTTAGTTTTTGACTCGAAATTCAAAAAAATTCAGACTATTTCAAATGTAGGCTTAAGACCACATAAGGTCCTATTTGACCGCGGGAAGTTCTATGTTCTTTCTTCACAAACGCAAGAAATTTATTGTTATTCTACTAAAAAGGATATGCTTGTTGAAGAATACCATCGAAAACTTCCCTTTTTAGAAGATTCATATGTTAGATCAATTAAAATCATAGGGAATAACATGTATTTTATTGCAAACAATAACACTGTTTTTATTACCAACTACTTAAGTACAAATTATGAGGTGATAAATAAGTACAAAATGCCTAGTGAATTTGTTGAAATGGTTGATGTTGAATTATTTAATGGGAATTACTTTGTATCTGCCATGGGAACACCGGAAAGCGGAATACGGTCGCAATTAGTAAAGGGTTCTAGCTTGCGAAATATTGAAAATGGAATTTACACTGATGTTTATACAGAATCAAATATGGTCGGTAAACCTTATCTTTTTGAAGAAATAGATAATAAATTGTTTTTTACCGAAATAGGAGAAGTCTCAAACGGAGTACTTTCGGTGGATAAAAACAATATGTATTCTGTTCATTACAGATTTAATAATATACTTCCTGAATCTTGGGAAAGACGTGCGATGTATCCACTATAA
- a CDS encoding S-layer homology domain-containing protein produces the protein MGFNNIEIGEPVIASTPPAAPSVSADDDANTITGLTTAMEFQVEGGAYVQYNGSNAPDLSGTKTVKVRVAADSSTSTPAGAETTLNFTTNVPNAPAAPSVTADDVTNTITGLTTAMEFQVEGGAYVQYNGSNAPDLSGTKTVKVRVAADSSTSTPAGADTTLNFTTNAPNAPAAPSVTADDVTNTITGLTTAMEFQVEGGAYVQYNGSNAPDLSGTKTVKVRVAADSSTSTPAGADTTLNFTTNVPNAPAAPSVTADDVTNTITGLTTAMEFQVEGGAYVQYDGSNAPDLSGTKTVKVRVAADSSTSTPAGAETTLNFTTNAPNAPAAPSVTADDVTNTITGLTTAMEFQVEGGAYVQYNGSNAPDLSGTKTVKVRVAADSSTSTPAGADTTLNFTTNVPNAPAAPSVTADDVTNTITGLTTAMEFQVEGGAYVQYDGSNAPDLSGTKTVKVRVAADSSTSTPAGADTTLTFTTNPPAPAAPSVTANDAANTITGLTEDMEFQVDGGTYVKYTGSNAPDLTGAHTVKVRVPADATTGTPAGAETTLTFTTNPPAPAAPSVTANDAANTITGLTTGMEFQVDGGTYVKYTGSNAPDLTGAHTVKVRVPADATTGTPAGADTTLTFTTNPPAPAAPNVTANDAANTITGLTTGMEFQVDGGTYVKYTGSNAPDLTGAHTVKVRVPADATTGTPAGADTTLTFTTNPPAPAAPSVTANDAANTITGLTTGMEFQVDGGTYVKYTGANAPDLTGAHTVKVRVPADATTGTPAGADTTLTFATNPPAPAAPSVTANDAANTITGLTEDMEFQVDGGTYVKYTGSNAPDLTGAHTVKVRVPADAATGTPAGAETTLTFTTNPPAPAAPSVTANDAANTITGLTEDMEFQVDGGTYVKYTGSNAPDLTGAHTVKVRVPADATTGTPAGADTTLTFTTNPPAPAAPNVTANDAANTITGLTTAMEFQVDGGTYVKYTGSNAPDLTGAHTVKVRVPADATTGTPAGAETTLTFTTNPPAPAAPSVTANDAANTITGLTTGMEFQVDGGTYVKYTGSNAPDLTGAHTVKVRVPADATTGTPAGADTTLTFTTNPPAPAAPSVTANDAANTITGLTTGMEFQVDGGTYVKYTGSNAPDLTGAHTVKVRVPADATTGTPAGADTTLTFTTNPPAPAAPSVTANDAANTITGLTEDMEFQVDGGTYVKYTGSNAPDLTGAHTVKVRVPADAATGTPAGAETTLTFTTNPPAPAAPSVTANDAANTITGLTTAMEFQVDGGTYVKYTGSNAPDLTGAHTVKVRVPADATTGTPAGADTTLTFTTNPPAPAAPSVTANDAANTITGLTEDMEFQVDGGTYVKYTGSNAPDLTGAHTVKVRVPADATTGTPAGADTTLTFTTNPPAPAAPSVTANDAANTITGLTEDMEFQVDGGTYVKYTGSNAPDLTGAHTVKVRVPADATTGTPAGADTTLTFTTNPPAPAAPSVTANDAANTITGLTEDMEFQVDGGTYVKYTGSNAPDLTGAHTVKVRVPADATTGTPAGAEATLTFTTNPPAPAAPTSPTPTPTPTPTPTATQVTAVEVLVNGKVENAGTAATSTKNNQSVITIMVDEQKLEQKLAAEGQNAVITIPVKIHSDVVIGELNGRMLQSMEQKQAVIQVKTDQATYSIPAQQVNIGSIAEKLGQSVVLQDITIQLEIAAPTAHTVSLVQNSAQKDNLSIVVPAIDFIVRAVYGDRTIEVTKFDAYVERTLAIPEGVDQSRITTGIVVEPDGKVRHVPTKVVIIGGKYFARINSLTNSTYSVVYHPLEFTDMAQHWAKTEVNDMGSRMVINGIGKDLFNPDQAITRAEFATVVVRGLGLKLVDGVTSFSDLSTTDWYSSAIQTLYEYKLIDGFEDGTFRPMDTITREQAMKIISQAMALTDLKSKLSSTPSSDALKPFTDGMKAAEWAKASIAEVVQSGIITGRSSTILAPKDNISRAEVAVIIRRLLQQSNLI, from the coding sequence ATGGGATTTAATAATATTGAAATCGGTGAGCCTGTTATAGCATCAACACCACCCGCAGCACCGAGCGTAAGCGCAGATGATGATGCCAACACGATTACGGGACTGACGACAGCGATGGAGTTCCAAGTTGAGGGTGGAGCTTATGTACAATATAACGGCAGCAATGCTCCGGATCTCTCAGGTACAAAAACAGTAAAAGTGCGTGTTGCAGCCGACAGCAGCACATCTACTCCGGCAGGAGCAGAAACAACGCTGAACTTTACGACGAACGTACCGAATGCACCAGCAGCGCCAAGTGTGACGGCGGATGATGTAACGAATACGATTACGGGACTGACGACAGCGATGGAGTTCCAAGTTGAGGGTGGAGCTTATGTACAATATAACGGCAGTAATGCTCCGGATCTCTCGGGTACAAAAACAGTAAAAGTGCGTGTTGCAGCCGACAGCAGCACATCCACTCCGGCGGGAGCGGATACGACGCTGAACTTTACGACTAACGCACCGAATGCACCAGCAGCGCCAAGTGTGACGGCGGATGATGTAACGAATACGATTACGGGACTGACGACAGCGATGGAGTTCCAAGTTGAGGGTGGAGCTTATGTACAATATAACGGCAGCAATGCTCCGGATCTCTCGGGTACAAAAACAGTAAAAGTGCGTGTTGCAGCCGACAGCAGCACATCTACTCCGGCGGGAGCGGACACGACGCTGAACTTTACGACTAACGTACCGAATGCACCAGCAGCGCCAAGTGTGACGGCGGATGATGTAACGAATACGATTACGGGACTGACGACAGCGATGGAGTTCCAAGTTGAGGGTGGGGCTTATGTACAATATGACGGCAGTAATGCTCCGGATCTCTCGGGTACAAAAACAGTAAAAGTGCGTGTTGCAGCCGACAGCAGCACATCTACTCCGGCGGGAGCAGAAACGACGCTGAACTTTACGACTAACGCACCGAATGCACCGGCAGCGCCAAGTGTGACGGCGGATGATGTAACGAACACGATTACGGGACTGACGACAGCGATGGAGTTCCAAGTTGAGGGTGGAGCTTATGTACAATATAACGGCAGCAATGCTCCGGATCTCTCGGGTACAAAAACAGTAAAAGTGCGTGTTGCAGCCGACAGCAGCACATCTACTCCGGCGGGAGCGGACACGACGCTGAACTTTACGACTAACGTACCGAATGCACCAGCAGCGCCAAGTGTGACGGCGGATGATGTAACGAATACGATTACGGGACTGACGACAGCGATGGAGTTCCAAGTTGAGGGTGGGGCTTATGTACAATATGACGGCAGTAATGCTCCGGATCTCTCGGGTACAAAAACAGTAAAAGTGCGTGTTGCAGCCGACAGCAGCACATCTACTCCGGCGGGAGCGGACACGACGCTGACGTTCACTACAAACCCTCCAGCACCGGCTGCACCAAGTGTAACTGCAAATGATGCCGCGAACACGATCACGGGTTTGACCGAAGACATGGAGTTCCAGGTAGATGGCGGAACTTATGTGAAATACACCGGAAGTAACGCGCCGGATCTTACCGGAGCACACACGGTGAAAGTAAGAGTGCCAGCAGACGCTACTACGGGAACACCGGCAGGAGCGGAAACAACGCTGACGTTCACTACAAACCCTCCAGCACCGGCTGCACCAAGTGTAACTGCAAATGATGCCGCGAACACGATCACTGGATTGACAACGGGGATGGAGTTCCAGGTAGATGGCGGAACTTATGTGAAATACACCGGAAGTAACGCGCCGGATCTTACCGGAGCACACACGGTGAAAGTAAGAGTGCCAGCAGACGCTACTACGGGAACACCGGCAGGAGCGGACACGACGCTGACGTTCACTACAAACCCTCCAGCACCGGCTGCGCCGAACGTAACTGCAAATGATGCCGCGAACACGATCACTGGATTGACAACGGGGATGGAGTTCCAGGTAGATGGCGGAACTTATGTGAAATATACCGGAAGCAACGCGCCGGATCTTACCGGAGCGCACACGGTGAAAGTAAGAGTGCCAGCAGACGCTACTACGGGAACACCGGCAGGAGCGGACACGACGCTGACGTTCACTACAAACCCTCCAGCACCGGCTGCGCCAAGTGTAACTGCAAATGATGCCGCGAACACGATCACTGGATTGACAACGGGGATGGAGTTCCAGGTAGATGGCGGAACTTATGTGAAATACACCGGAGCAAACGCGCCGGATCTTACGGGAGCGCACACGGTGAAAGTAAGAGTGCCAGCAGACGCTACTACGGGAACGCCAGCAGGAGCGGACACGACGTTGACGTTCGCTACAAACCCTCCAGCACCGGCAGCACCAAGTGTAACTGCAAATGATGCCGCGAACACGATCACTGGCTTAACTGAAGACATGGAGTTCCAGGTAGATGGCGGAACTTATGTGAAATATACCGGAAGCAACGCGCCGGATCTTACCGGAGCACACACGGTGAAAGTAAGAGTACCAGCAGATGCGGCTACGGGAACACCGGCGGGAGCGGAAACAACGCTGACGTTCACCACAAACCCGCCAGCACCGGCAGCACCAAGTGTAACTGCAAATGATGCCGCGAACACGATCACTGGCTTAACTGAAGACATGGAGTTCCAGGTAGATGGCGGAACTTATGTGAAATATACCGGAAGCAACGCGCCGGATCTTACCGGAGCGCACACGGTGAAAGTAAGAGTGCCAGCAGACGCTACTACGGGAACACCGGCAGGAGCGGACACGACGCTGACGTTCACCACGAACCCGCCAGCACCAGCCGCGCCGAACGTAACTGCAAATGATGCCGCGAACACGATCACTGGATTGACAACGGCGATGGAGTTCCAGGTAGATGGCGGAACTTATGTGAAATACACCGGAAGTAACGCGCCGGATCTTACCGGAGCACACACGGTGAAAGTAAGAGTGCCAGCAGACGCTACTACGGGAACACCGGCAGGAGCGGAAACAACGCTGACGTTCACTACAAACCCTCCAGCACCGGCTGCACCAAGTGTAACTGCAAATGATGCCGCGAACACGATCACTGGATTGACAACGGGGATGGAGTTCCAGGTAGATGGCGGAACTTATGTGAAATACACCGGAAGTAACGCGCCGGATCTTACGGGAGCGCACACGGTGAAAGTAAGAGTGCCAGCAGACGCTACTACGGGAACGCCAGCAGGAGCGGACACGACGTTGACGTTCACTACAAACCCTCCAGCACCGGCAGCACCAAGTGTAACTGCAAATGATGCCGCGAACACGATCACTGGATTGACAACGGGGATGGAGTTCCAGGTAGATGGCGGAACTTATGTGAAATATACCGGAAGCAACGCGCCGGATCTTACCGGAGCACACACGGTGAAAGTAAGAGTGCCAGCAGACGCTACTACGGGAACACCGGCAGGAGCGGACACGACGTTGACGTTCACTACAAACCCTCCAGCACCGGCAGCACCAAGTGTAACTGCAAATGATGCCGCGAACACGATCACTGGCTTAACTGAAGACATGGAGTTCCAGGTAGATGGCGGAACTTATGTGAAATACACCGGAAGCAACGCGCCGGATCTTACGGGAGCACACACGGTGAAAGTAAGAGTACCAGCAGATGCGGCTACGGGAACACCGGCGGGAGCGGAAACAACGCTGACGTTCACCACAAACCCGCCAGCACCGGCTGCACCAAGTGTAACTGCAAATGATGCCGCGAACACGATCACTGGATTGACAACGGCGATGGAGTTCCAGGTAGATGGCGGAACTTATGTGAAATACACCGGAAGCAACGCGCCGGATCTTACCGGAGCGCACACGGTGAAAGTAAGAGTGCCAGCAGACGCTACTACGGGAACACCGGCAGGAGCGGACACGACGCTGACGTTCACTACAAACCCTCCAGCACCGGCAGCACCAAGTGTAACTGCAAATGATGCCGCGAACACGATCACTGGCTTAACTGAAGACATGGAGTTCCAGGTAGATGGCGGAACTTATGTGAAATACACCGGAAGCAACGCGCCGGATCTTACCGGAGCGCACACGGTGAAAGTAAGAGTGCCAGCAGACGCTACTACGGGAACACCGGCAGGAGCGGACACGACGCTGACGTTCACTACAAACCCTCCAGCACCGGCAGCACCAAGTGTAACTGCAAATGATGCCGCGAACACGATCACGGGTTTGACCGAAGACATGGAGTTCCAGGTAGATGGCGGAACTTATGTGAAATACACCGGAAGTAACGCGCCGGATCTTACCGGAGCACACACGGTGAAAGTAAGAGTGCCAGCAGACGCTACTACGGGAACACCGGCGGGAGCGGACACGACGCTGACGTTCACTACAAACCCTCCAGCACCGGCTGCACCAAGTGTAACTGCAAATGATGCCGCGAACACGATCACGGGTTTGACCGAAGACATGGAGTTCCAGGTAGATGGCGGAACTTATGTGAAATACACCGGAAGTAACGCGCCGGATCTTACCGGAGCACACACGGTGAAAGTAAGAGTGCCAGCAGACGCTACTACGGGAACGCCAGCAGGAGCGGAAGCAACGCTGACGTTCACCACGAACCCGCCAGCACCGGCTGCGCCCACATCACCGACACCGACACCGACACCGACACCAACACCAACGGCCACCCAGGTCACTGCAGTAGAGGTGCTTGTGAATGGTAAGGTGGAAAATGCCGGAACGGCCGCAACATCAACAAAAAACAATCAATCGGTCATTACAATAATGGTAGATGAACAAAAGCTGGAACAAAAACTTGCGGCAGAAGGCCAAAATGCAGTGATAACCATTCCGGTTAAAATTCATTCAGATGTGGTGATCGGAGAGCTAAACGGCAGAATGCTGCAGAGTATGGAGCAGAAGCAGGCAGTTATCCAAGTCAAGACAGATCAAGCAACCTATTCGATTCCAGCGCAGCAAGTTAATATCGGCTCCATCGCCGAGAAACTTGGCCAGTCTGTAGTCTTGCAGGATATTACAATTCAGCTTGAAATAGCAGCGCCAACAGCGCACACGGTGAGTTTGGTGCAAAACTCTGCTCAAAAAGACAATCTCTCCATTGTCGTTCCAGCCATCGACTTCATCGTCAGAGCTGTTTATGGAGATCGAACGATCGAGGTAACCAAGTTTGATGCTTATGTAGAAAGAACTCTTGCGATCCCTGAGGGTGTAGATCAGAGTAGAATTACAACCGGGATTGTCGTGGAACCGGATGGGAAGGTCCGCCATGTCCCTACTAAAGTTGTGATTATCGGCGGTAAATATTTTGCCCGGATTAACAGTTTAACGAACAGCACGTATTCGGTGGTGTATCACCCGCTGGAGTTTACAGATATGGCTCAGCATTGGGCTAAAACTGAAGTGAATGACATGGGTTCAAGAATGGTCATCAACGGTATCGGCAAAGATCTGTTTAATCCGGATCAGGCGATTACCCGGGCTGAATTCGCTACGGTTGTGGTTCGCGGATTAGGCTTGAAACTGGTAGACGGTGTGACTTCATTTAGCGATTTGAGTACAACAGATTGGTACAGCAGTGCGATTCAAACCTTGTATGAGTACAAGCTGATCGATGGATTTGAGGACGGAACCTTCAGACCGATGGATACCATTACACGTGAACAGGCGATGAAAATCATCTCTCAAGCGATGGCACTAACGGATCTGAAATCCAAACTTTCCAGTACACCATCCTCAGATGCACTCAAACCATTCACAGATGGAATGAAAGCGGCAGAATGGGCTAAGGCAAGTATTGCAGAAGTTGTTCAATCCGGAATCATTACAGGCAGAAGCAGCACCATCCTTGCTCCAAAAGATAATATTTCAAGAGCAGAGGTAGCCGTTATTATCCGCAGACTGCTCCAACAATCCAATTTAATCTAA